Proteins encoded within one genomic window of Rossellomorea vietnamensis:
- a CDS encoding acetyl-CoA C-acetyltransferase — protein sequence MSNEVVIVSAVRTAIGSFNGSLKGISAPELGAIVIKDALEKAGLSGNEVDEVIMGNVLQAGLGQNPARQASIKAGLPEQVPAMTINKVCGSGLKTVHLATQAILAGDADIIVAGGMENMSQAPYLLQGAREGYKMGDQKVVDSMISDGLWCAFNDYHMGVTAENLCDRYSLTREEQDEFAAWSQQKAAAAIESGRFDDEIVPVSIPQRKGDPLVFKQDEFPRKGSTAEKLSGLRAAFKKDGSVTAGNASGINDGAAAVVVMSRKKADELGITPLVTIKGNANAGVDPSVMGIGPVAAVKKVLEKTKMTMEDMELIEANEAFAAQSLAVDKELQFKKDALNVNGGAIALGHPIGASGTRILVTLIHEMKKRGVQNGLATLCIGGGQGVATVVELHK from the coding sequence ATGTCGAATGAAGTTGTCATTGTGAGTGCAGTACGCACGGCCATCGGAAGCTTTAACGGATCTTTAAAAGGTATTTCCGCTCCGGAACTTGGAGCGATTGTCATTAAAGATGCCCTGGAGAAGGCTGGTTTAAGCGGTAATGAAGTGGATGAAGTGATCATGGGGAATGTGTTGCAGGCAGGATTGGGACAGAACCCGGCCCGTCAAGCATCCATCAAAGCGGGACTGCCTGAACAGGTACCGGCCATGACAATTAATAAAGTGTGTGGATCAGGATTAAAAACGGTTCATCTCGCAACACAGGCAATCCTCGCAGGGGATGCAGATATCATCGTTGCAGGTGGAATGGAAAATATGAGTCAGGCTCCATATCTGTTACAGGGAGCAAGAGAAGGATACAAGATGGGGGACCAAAAAGTCGTCGACAGCATGATATCAGACGGTTTATGGTGTGCCTTTAATGATTACCATATGGGTGTGACGGCAGAAAATCTATGTGACCGTTACTCTCTGACTCGGGAAGAACAGGACGAATTCGCTGCATGGAGTCAGCAAAAAGCTGCTGCAGCCATTGAATCAGGCCGATTTGATGATGAGATCGTTCCGGTTTCCATCCCGCAGCGAAAAGGGGATCCGCTCGTGTTCAAACAGGATGAGTTCCCACGTAAAGGATCAACGGCGGAGAAGTTATCAGGTCTTCGGGCTGCCTTCAAAAAAGATGGCTCTGTGACAGCGGGTAATGCATCGGGCATCAATGATGGGGCCGCTGCTGTTGTCGTCATGTCCAGGAAGAAAGCAGACGAACTTGGCATCACGCCTCTCGTGACGATCAAAGGGAATGCCAATGCAGGTGTAGACCCGAGTGTCATGGGGATCGGACCGGTTGCCGCCGTTAAAAAAGTATTGGAAAAAACGAAGATGACAATGGAGGATATGGAATTGATTGAGGCCAATGAAGCATTTGCCGCTCAATCATTGGCGGTGGATAAAGAGCTTCAATTCAAAAAGGATGCCCTCAATGTGAACGGGGGAGCCATAGCACTTGGTCACCCGATTGGAGCCAGCGGTACACGGATCCTTGTGACGCTGATTCATGAGATGAAGAAAAGAGGCGTCCAAAACGGACTCGCTACCCTATGCATCGGTGGAGGACAGGGAGTAGCAACCGTTGTTGAACTTCATAAATAA
- a CDS encoding glucose-1-dehydrogenase, giving the protein MYTDLTDKVVIITGAATGIGKAIAKRFASEGSKVVINYFKEEENPEGLVKEIEEAGGTASIIQGDVSKEEDVQGFVRFAHDTYGRLDIYVNNAGIENEVPSENLPIEDWQRVINTNLTGTFLGCREAAKYMLEHGIKGSIINVSSVHEIIPWPHFAHYAASKGGVKLLMESLALEFAPDGIRVNNIAPGAIDTPINAEKFSDPEKKKGVEKLIPLGYIGEPEQVASCAVFLASDQASYVTGTTLIADGGMTKYPGFQAGKG; this is encoded by the coding sequence ATGTATACAGATTTAACGGATAAGGTTGTCATCATAACGGGTGCCGCTACTGGTATAGGAAAGGCGATCGCTAAACGCTTTGCCTCTGAAGGCAGTAAGGTGGTCATTAATTATTTCAAAGAAGAAGAAAACCCTGAAGGACTTGTAAAGGAAATCGAAGAAGCAGGCGGGACAGCCTCCATCATTCAAGGGGATGTGTCAAAAGAAGAGGATGTCCAGGGGTTTGTCCGCTTTGCTCATGACACATATGGCCGTTTGGATATCTATGTGAACAATGCGGGAATCGAAAATGAAGTTCCGTCTGAAAATCTGCCGATTGAAGATTGGCAAAGGGTCATCAACACGAACTTGACAGGTACATTCCTCGGTTGCCGTGAAGCGGCGAAATACATGCTCGAGCATGGCATCAAGGGATCGATCATCAATGTATCGTCTGTCCATGAAATCATCCCGTGGCCTCACTTCGCTCATTATGCAGCCAGTAAAGGTGGGGTGAAACTGCTGATGGAAAGCCTGGCGCTGGAGTTTGCACCAGATGGGATACGGGTGAACAATATTGCTCCAGGGGCCATTGATACACCCATCAATGCCGAGAAATTTTCCGATCCGGAAAAGAAAAAAGGAGTGGAGAAGCTCATTCCCCTCGGCTACATCGGAGAACCTGAACAGGTCGCTTCCTGCGCTGTTTTCCTAGCCTCCGATCAGGCAAGCTACGTTACGGGTACAACGCTCATCGCCGATGGGGGCATGACGAAATACCCGGGATTCCAAGCTGGAAAAGGGTGA
- a CDS encoding aminoglycoside phosphotransferase family protein: MIPTDFRLKMQTMYGDAGDDWMTDTEDLMESLKDRFQLTYGEPFSLSYNFVIPVQIGCERDAVLKIGYPNSDFSNEFHALQDFQGNGMVKVIDYNKEEGWILLDRLMPGSSLLSIEDETEVLSVFSHTAKRLWHKPVSTHPYPTVESWSKGIGRLRERFNGGTGPIPQELVAKAEALYPELLSSSTDLYLLHGDLHHGNILYSDSSGWTAIDPKGLIGEREYDCIQFMLNEWEKWDAPLELLRYRTETIASLLSLSYERLLQYGFCHSILSASWSVEGGLDGWKTGVSLAGMFEELLAE, translated from the coding sequence ATGATTCCAACGGATTTCAGGTTAAAAATGCAAACGATGTATGGGGATGCGGGGGATGATTGGATGACGGATACGGAAGATCTTATGGAGTCATTAAAAGACCGATTCCAGTTAACCTACGGTGAGCCTTTTTCACTGAGTTATAACTTCGTGATCCCGGTCCAGATCGGGTGTGAGCGGGACGCCGTGTTAAAGATCGGGTATCCGAACAGTGATTTCTCCAATGAGTTTCATGCCCTGCAGGATTTTCAAGGTAATGGTATGGTGAAAGTCATCGATTACAACAAGGAAGAAGGCTGGATCCTGTTAGACCGTCTCATGCCGGGATCTTCCCTTCTCTCGATTGAAGATGAAACAGAGGTCCTTTCTGTCTTCTCCCATACCGCCAAACGACTTTGGCATAAACCTGTCAGCACCCACCCCTACCCTACGGTTGAATCCTGGTCAAAGGGAATCGGAAGGCTACGGGAACGATTTAACGGGGGAACCGGCCCCATCCCTCAGGAGCTCGTCGCTAAAGCTGAAGCCCTTTATCCGGAATTGCTGAGTTCTTCCACAGATCTCTATCTTCTTCACGGTGATCTTCATCACGGAAACATTCTCTACTCCGATTCTTCCGGCTGGACTGCCATCGATCCCAAAGGGCTGATCGGCGAGAGGGAATATGACTGCATTCAGTTCATGTTGAATGAGTGGGAGAAATGGGATGCGCCATTAGAGCTGCTCCGGTATAGGACAGAGACAATCGCTTCCCTGCTTTCCCTCTCTTATGAGCGGTTGCTTCAGTATGGATTTTGTCATTCCATTCTGTCTGCGTCCTGGTCTGTAGAAGGTGGACTTGATGGATGGAAAACCGGGGTTTCTTTGGCGGGGATGTTTGAAGAGCTCTTGGCGGAGTAA
- a CDS encoding GRP family sugar transporter — protein sequence MGILLALIPAVAWGSLVFVSVKLGGNAYSQTVGITVGSLLFAIGVFFIKSPELTLFVFGIGFISGVFWAVGQVNQLASVKFIGVSKTVPISTGMQLIGTTLFGVLVFKEWKTTETILLGSGAVLALIIGVVLTSFTQKSEGDEGSQLKKGLLTLLLSSCGYIAYVVILRWFDIDGWQAILPQAIGMFIGAVVITFRHKPFNKYTVRNILTGLMWASGNLGLLLALPRIGVATSFSLSQTGIVISTLGGLFFLGEKKSKKQILLVIAGCVLIIIGGVLLGFTKD from the coding sequence ATAGGGATTCTTTTGGCCCTGATCCCCGCGGTCGCGTGGGGAAGTCTTGTGTTTGTAAGTGTAAAACTTGGAGGGAATGCCTACAGTCAAACGGTCGGGATCACGGTTGGTTCCCTGCTGTTTGCGATTGGCGTCTTCTTCATCAAGTCCCCTGAGTTAACGTTATTTGTCTTTGGCATCGGGTTTATTTCCGGCGTCTTCTGGGCTGTCGGGCAAGTGAACCAGCTGGCCAGTGTGAAATTCATCGGCGTTTCGAAAACCGTCCCGATTTCAACGGGGATGCAGCTGATCGGAACGACGCTCTTTGGTGTTCTGGTATTTAAAGAATGGAAAACGACTGAAACGATCCTCCTTGGAAGCGGGGCGGTTCTGGCCCTTATCATCGGGGTCGTCCTCACCTCCTTCACACAGAAGTCCGAAGGAGATGAAGGCTCTCAATTGAAAAAAGGTCTGTTGACGCTGCTCCTTTCCAGTTGTGGATACATAGCCTATGTCGTCATATTAAGATGGTTTGATATTGACGGATGGCAAGCGATTTTACCACAGGCAATCGGTATGTTCATCGGAGCCGTTGTCATCACATTCAGGCATAAGCCATTTAACAAATATACGGTTCGAAATATCTTAACCGGACTTATGTGGGCATCCGGGAATCTCGGATTGCTTCTTGCCCTGCCCCGGATCGGTGTGGCGACAAGCTTTTCCCTCTCCCAAACGGGAATCGTCATTTCCACTCTCGGTGGTTTGTTCTTCTTAGGGGAAAAGAAATCTAAAAAGCAAATCCTCCTCGTCATCGCAGGGTGTGTCCTGATCATCATCGGCGGGGTTCTATTGGGCTTTACGAAAGATTAA
- a CDS encoding YobA family protein: MKKCLTVMILFSCILFTGCGPSASVNSQASTDFIGFVTQLENNQVLINDVWFSFDQQTVMLTDQDKKLHKEDIKMGKKVNVTFNGEMQESYPRRASADQMVFLTDKESKIEETVVNLVMSDPRFSQVVIQSIEKNPTGLYSLRFKDLSLDRDVHVMVNVENERVIVPIHTSTK; this comes from the coding sequence ATGAAGAAATGTTTGACTGTTATGATCCTTTTTTCCTGTATACTGTTCACCGGATGCGGGCCATCAGCATCTGTCAATTCTCAGGCCAGCACAGATTTCATAGGCTTTGTCACCCAATTGGAAAACAATCAGGTGCTGATCAATGACGTTTGGTTTTCTTTCGATCAACAAACGGTCATGTTGACAGATCAAGATAAAAAGCTTCATAAAGAAGATATAAAGATGGGTAAAAAAGTGAATGTGACCTTTAACGGGGAGATGCAGGAATCCTATCCCAGGAGAGCCTCGGCGGATCAAATGGTATTTCTGACAGATAAAGAGAGCAAAATCGAAGAGACTGTCGTGAACTTAGTCATGAGTGATCCCCGGTTTTCACAGGTAGTCATCCAATCCATCGAAAAAAATCCCACAGGCCTCTATTCGTTACGATTCAAAGACCTTTCCCTTGACCGTGATGTCCATGTGATGGTGAATGTCGAGAATGAAAGGGTCATTGTCCCGATACATACTTCTACCAAATAA
- a CDS encoding iron-sulfur cluster biosynthesis family protein — protein sequence MKIQLTNEATQKLEDKIENKQGHLKLKYDTEGCGCVVSGIPTLWFVHHPVQGEDIKIDTNSYPILVEKSKMVFLDEELKIDFSSQSNTFQLKSPAQIINGRMNFLMYPEE from the coding sequence ATGAAAATCCAACTAACGAACGAAGCAACCCAAAAGCTCGAGGATAAAATAGAAAACAAACAAGGTCACCTGAAACTAAAATATGATACAGAAGGCTGCGGCTGTGTGGTGAGCGGGATTCCTACCCTGTGGTTTGTCCATCACCCTGTGCAAGGGGAAGATATCAAGATCGACACGAACAGTTATCCCATTCTTGTAGAAAAATCAAAGATGGTCTTTCTTGATGAAGAGCTGAAAATCGATTTTTCTTCCCAAAGCAATACATTCCAATTAAAAAGCCCCGCTCAGATCATCAATGGGAGAATGAACTTTTTGATGTACCCTGAGGAATAG
- a CDS encoding CDGSH iron-sulfur domain-containing protein produces the protein MTKAQIKVNDNGSFRVSGDVELIDADGNVFPTKQVFTLCRCGLSTNMPFCDASHKGKFESCVRAEKVLDEE, from the coding sequence ATGACAAAAGCTCAAATTAAAGTGAATGATAACGGTTCTTTTCGCGTAAGCGGCGATGTGGAACTGATCGATGCTGATGGAAATGTATTTCCAACGAAACAAGTGTTTACTCTTTGCCGCTGCGGTCTATCAACCAACATGCCGTTTTGCGACGCTTCTCACAAAGGGAAATTTGAATCATGTGTGCGTGCAGAAAAGGTACTGGACGAAGAGTAA
- a CDS encoding YolD-like family protein has product MIRDRGRIKWTSMMLPEHVKLLRDWAKEDTHEKRIELDEQELDRMNEVVAEAMEFGRMVSITHYVKHRHQLSIGTVHHVDPLDGKLHVVDRFEDVHYIPLASVVDIRFFD; this is encoded by the coding sequence TTGATCCGGGATCGAGGAAGAATCAAATGGACATCCATGATGCTCCCCGAGCACGTGAAGCTCCTGAGGGATTGGGCAAAGGAAGATACACATGAAAAGAGGATCGAACTGGATGAGCAGGAGCTCGACAGGATGAATGAAGTCGTGGCTGAGGCGATGGAGTTTGGTAGAATGGTATCGATCACCCATTACGTGAAGCACCGTCATCAATTATCAATCGGAACCGTTCATCATGTCGACCCATTGGACGGGAAACTGCATGTCGTAGACAGGTTCGAAGACGTACACTATATTCCACTGGCAAGCGTTGTGGATATTCGCTTTTTCGACTGA
- a CDS encoding hydroxymethylglutaryl-CoA lyase, producing the protein MNLPKKATIIEVGPRDGLQNEKNFVPTDVKKEFILRLKQSGVKEMELTSFVSPKWVPQMQDAGEIVDACMTMDSRDIVLAPNKRGIERVYETGCRSVAVFVGVSDSFNQKNINKTSEEAMKGLAPLIAELKEKGYFVRACISTAFYCPYEGKILPEATLSLCQEFVSFGVDELSVADTVGRANPSEAYHLFALLKKELPGTLLTAHFHDTRKMALANILASLEAGIDRFDTSAGGLGGCPFAPGATGNVATEDVVYMLEEMGVSTGVDLEKLALAIDVVKPHISRPVESGYYRLYELNQ; encoded by the coding sequence ATGAACTTACCTAAAAAAGCCACAATCATTGAAGTCGGTCCGAGAGACGGCTTGCAAAATGAAAAGAACTTTGTCCCGACGGACGTTAAAAAAGAATTTATCCTTCGGTTGAAACAATCAGGTGTGAAAGAAATGGAGCTGACTTCGTTTGTTTCCCCTAAATGGGTTCCACAAATGCAGGATGCCGGTGAGATTGTCGATGCCTGCATGACCATGGATTCACGTGATATCGTTCTTGCACCAAATAAAAGGGGGATCGAGCGGGTCTATGAAACAGGATGCCGTTCTGTAGCCGTCTTTGTCGGTGTCAGCGATTCCTTCAATCAAAAAAACATTAATAAAACGAGTGAGGAAGCCATGAAAGGACTGGCTCCCCTCATAGCGGAGCTGAAAGAAAAGGGCTATTTCGTGAGAGCCTGCATTTCGACCGCTTTCTACTGTCCATATGAAGGGAAGATCCTGCCTGAGGCTACTCTTTCCCTTTGTCAGGAATTCGTTTCATTCGGTGTGGATGAATTGAGTGTCGCTGATACGGTGGGGCGGGCCAACCCGTCTGAAGCCTACCATCTCTTTGCATTATTGAAAAAAGAATTACCCGGCACATTGCTGACAGCACATTTCCATGACACCCGGAAGATGGCGCTGGCGAATATCCTTGCGTCCCTCGAAGCGGGGATCGACCGCTTCGACACAAGTGCCGGCGGTCTTGGAGGCTGTCCTTTCGCCCCCGGTGCAACAGGGAATGTCGCGACGGAGGATGTCGTATATATGCTTGAGGAAATGGGGGTTTCCACAGGGGTTGACCTTGAGAAACTCGCCCTTGCCATCGACGTGGTGAAACCTCATATCAGCCGTCCAGTGGAAAGCGGTTATTACCGCCTTTATGAATTGAATCAGTAG
- a CDS encoding SDR family NAD(P)-dependent oxidoreductase encodes MNRRINGKTIIITGASGGIGEQMAIKVAENGGNLALIARRVHLLQALKEKLTTTFNCKVEVYPLNVTDYDQIPLVFTAIRKDFGSIHALINNAGYGIFQEAHETSFQDVKGMMDVNVLGLMACTGEVLPYMREQGFGHIINIASQAGKFATPKSSAYSASKHAVLGYTNSVRMEARRYGVKVTAVNPGPIATDFFSIADETGTYVKNVEKFMLDPAFVAGKVVDSLFTNKREINLPRWMNIGSKFYQLFPSFVEKVGNNLFFKK; translated from the coding sequence ATGAACAGGAGAATCAATGGAAAAACGATTATCATTACCGGTGCCTCGGGAGGAATCGGGGAGCAAATGGCCATAAAGGTTGCGGAAAATGGCGGGAATCTTGCATTGATCGCACGCCGTGTCCACCTGCTCCAGGCATTGAAGGAAAAGCTGACAACAACATTCAACTGCAAGGTGGAAGTATATCCTTTAAACGTCACGGATTATGATCAGATCCCCCTTGTTTTCACTGCCATCCGGAAGGACTTTGGATCCATCCATGCCCTGATCAATAACGCAGGATATGGAATCTTCCAGGAAGCACACGAAACCTCCTTCCAAGATGTAAAAGGGATGATGGATGTGAATGTTCTTGGCCTTATGGCATGTACAGGGGAAGTCCTTCCTTACATGCGTGAACAGGGGTTTGGCCACATCATCAATATCGCTTCACAGGCAGGGAAGTTTGCCACTCCGAAATCAAGTGCCTATTCCGCTTCCAAGCATGCTGTCCTCGGATATACGAACAGTGTCAGGATGGAAGCAAGAAGATACGGCGTGAAGGTGACGGCGGTGAACCCCGGACCAATCGCCACCGATTTCTTCTCCATTGCCGATGAAACCGGCACGTATGTGAAGAATGTGGAGAAGTTCATGCTTGATCCTGCATTTGTCGCTGGGAAAGTAGTGGATTCACTCTTTACCAATAAAAGAGAAATCAACCTGCCCCGATGGATGAATATAGGAAGCAAGTTCTATCAATTATTCCCATCTTTTGTCGAAAAAGTAGGAAATAACCTTTTTTTCAAAAAATAG
- a CDS encoding DNA polymerase thumb domain-containing protein has protein sequence MTVDYSVLPHHKILCIDMKSFYASCSAVMEGLDPLECHLAVVGDKSRQGSIVLAASPRMKRDFGIKTGSRMFEIPNDPRIQLVEPKMATYVRISTELTRLFHRYVPKDAIHTYSVDESFIKIDGATGLWGDAATIAGKIKDDMEREFQLPCAIGIGPNMLLSKLCLDLEAKKEGIAEWTYEDVPEKLWPLSPLREMWGIGGRLEKTLNRMGIFSIGQLAKYDLEKLEAKFGVMGNQLYYHAWGVDLSEIGAPIMDGQVSFGKGQILLRDYKERKEIKRVILEMCEEVARRARTHRKAGRTVSFGIGYSHEEFGGGFHRSRTIEEPTNITMDLYRVCLELFEENYNGKTVRKINIALSNIVEDGALQVSLFEPDRWEKRELGYVVDHIRNKYGSGALLRAVSYTEAGTARHRARLLGGHKS, from the coding sequence ATGACTGTCGATTACAGTGTGCTGCCACACCACAAGATTTTGTGCATCGATATGAAGAGCTTTTATGCTAGCTGTTCGGCTGTCATGGAGGGGTTGGATCCCCTTGAATGTCACTTGGCTGTAGTGGGGGATAAAAGTCGGCAGGGAAGCATCGTACTGGCGGCCTCACCCAGGATGAAGAGGGACTTTGGAATCAAAACGGGTTCGAGGATGTTTGAAATTCCAAACGACCCGAGAATCCAGCTTGTAGAGCCGAAGATGGCGACGTATGTCCGGATCTCCACGGAGCTGACCCGCCTGTTTCATCGTTATGTTCCGAAGGATGCCATCCACACGTACAGTGTGGACGAAAGCTTCATTAAGATTGATGGAGCGACGGGTCTCTGGGGGGACGCAGCCACCATCGCCGGCAAAATCAAAGACGATATGGAAAGGGAATTCCAGCTTCCGTGTGCCATCGGAATCGGCCCCAATATGCTCTTGTCCAAGCTGTGCCTGGATCTTGAAGCAAAGAAAGAAGGAATTGCCGAGTGGACCTATGAAGACGTTCCGGAAAAGCTGTGGCCGCTCTCTCCGCTCCGGGAAATGTGGGGGATTGGAGGACGCCTTGAGAAGACCCTCAATCGCATGGGCATCTTCTCCATCGGGCAATTGGCGAAGTATGACCTGGAGAAGCTGGAGGCGAAGTTCGGTGTGATGGGGAACCAGCTTTATTACCATGCATGGGGGGTGGACCTGTCCGAAATAGGGGCACCGATCATGGATGGGCAGGTCAGCTTCGGCAAGGGTCAGATCCTGCTGCGGGATTATAAGGAGAGAAAGGAAATCAAACGCGTCATTTTGGAAATGTGCGAAGAGGTCGCAAGACGTGCCCGGACCCATCGCAAGGCCGGGCGGACCGTGAGCTTCGGAATCGGCTACAGCCACGAGGAGTTCGGAGGGGGGTTCCACCGGTCGCGAACGATAGAGGAACCGACCAACATCACCATGGATCTGTACCGGGTGTGCCTGGAGCTATTCGAAGAGAACTATAATGGGAAAACCGTACGGAAAATCAATATCGCCCTTTCGAATATTGTAGAGGATGGAGCGCTGCAGGTTTCCCTGTTCGAACCTGACCGCTGGGAAAAACGGGAGCTCGGGTATGTAGTGGACCACATCCGGAATAAATATGGTTCAGGGGCCCTTCTCCGCGCCGTCTCCTATACTGAAGCGGGAACGGCAAGGCATCGTGCCCGTCTGCTCGGCGGACATAAATCATAA
- a CDS encoding alpha/beta hydrolase — MRKKWAILGGTLSSIGLLGVYITNRFMYLPKKGDDFIRARETESTRLIEEEYDSLPKEEVLIPSQYGYDIKAIFVKPYPHKKFMIFSHGVTENKWNSIKYMNLFIKQGFNAVIYDHRRHGESGGKTTSYGYFEKYDLKAVVDELIRREGDDVFFGIHGESMGAATLLLYAGSVEDRADFYIADCPFSDFGEQLAYRMSAEVKLPAKFLLPLVDGTLKLRQGYTLKDLSPISVVQNILKPVLFIHSKNDDFILPQMTKDLFEKKQGPKELFLDFSGTHAQSYNDNPEEYEELIQRFLEQFVLKGKDVVS, encoded by the coding sequence ATGAGAAAAAAATGGGCCATCCTCGGCGGCACCCTGTCCTCTATCGGGCTGCTTGGGGTTTATATTACAAATCGATTTATGTATTTGCCGAAAAAGGGGGATGACTTCATCCGCGCACGTGAAACCGAATCGACCCGACTGATCGAAGAAGAGTATGACTCCCTTCCTAAAGAAGAAGTCCTGATTCCTTCTCAATACGGTTATGATATTAAAGCGATATTCGTGAAGCCATACCCTCATAAAAAATTCATGATTTTTTCCCATGGAGTGACGGAAAACAAGTGGAATTCCATTAAATACATGAACCTTTTCATCAAACAGGGGTTCAATGCCGTCATTTATGACCACAGGCGCCATGGGGAATCAGGGGGTAAGACCACGAGCTATGGATATTTTGAAAAATATGACCTGAAGGCGGTCGTGGACGAGCTGATCCGCCGTGAAGGAGACGATGTATTCTTTGGAATCCACGGAGAATCCATGGGGGCAGCGACTTTGCTTCTTTATGCCGGCAGCGTGGAAGATCGGGCTGATTTTTATATTGCCGATTGTCCCTTCTCCGACTTCGGTGAACAGCTTGCTTACCGGATGAGTGCAGAAGTGAAGTTGCCGGCAAAATTCCTCCTCCCCCTCGTGGACGGTACCCTGAAACTGCGACAAGGCTATACATTAAAGGATTTATCACCAATTTCGGTTGTCCAAAACATTCTAAAACCCGTATTATTCATTCACAGCAAGAACGATGATTTCATCCTTCCTCAAATGACAAAGGATCTTTTTGAGAAGAAGCAGGGTCCAAAGGAGCTGTTCCTTGATTTCAGCGGTACCCATGCCCAGTCGTATAATGATAACCCGGAAGAATACGAGGAATTGATCCAACGGTTCCTAGAGCAATTTGTTTTAAAGGGAAAGGATGTCGTCTCATGA
- a CDS encoding MBL fold metallo-hydrolase, which yields MTTLVNDIAKITLSTPFAVGDVNVYLVKGDALTLVDAGPLTDMAWMQLTEQLSLLGYTPQDIEQIVLTHHHPDHAGLLDRFSSDVTVYGHTYNRFWLKRDEHFHEEYDRFFTKLAMESGLPEEYLPAIPKFKSPLKFMGNRKLDVAIAEGDGLPGLGGWSVIETLGHAQSHLSFYRERDGVLIAGDHILASISPNPLIEPPFEGEMERTKPLLQYNASLKKLLDFPISLAYTGHGDNVTDVHGLIPRRLGKQEERARDVFGMIKGNRVTVFEICKRLFPSVYRKELGLTLSETIGQLDYLESNQFIRKEKHEGIYYYFA from the coding sequence ATGACAACTTTAGTGAATGATATCGCAAAAATCACACTTTCCACTCCTTTTGCCGTGGGAGATGTGAATGTTTATTTAGTCAAGGGGGATGCCTTGACCCTGGTGGATGCAGGTCCTCTTACAGATATGGCCTGGATGCAGCTGACTGAGCAATTGTCCCTTTTAGGGTACACACCTCAGGATATCGAACAAATCGTTTTGACGCATCATCATCCCGATCATGCCGGCCTGCTTGATCGGTTCTCATCCGACGTCACGGTATATGGTCACACGTATAATCGATTCTGGCTCAAGCGTGATGAGCACTTCCATGAAGAGTATGACCGTTTCTTCACGAAGCTTGCCATGGAATCGGGGCTCCCTGAAGAATATCTCCCGGCCATCCCGAAGTTCAAGAGTCCTTTGAAATTCATGGGGAACCGAAAGCTGGATGTGGCGATAGCAGAAGGGGATGGCCTTCCCGGACTGGGAGGGTGGTCGGTCATTGAAACCCTTGGTCACGCCCAGAGTCACTTATCCTTTTACAGGGAACGTGATGGCGTTCTGATAGCGGGCGACCATATACTCGCCTCTATTTCTCCCAACCCCCTCATCGAGCCGCCATTTGAAGGGGAGATGGAGCGTACAAAGCCATTGCTGCAGTACAATGCTTCATTGAAAAAACTTCTTGATTTTCCGATTTCCCTCGCCTACACAGGACATGGAGACAACGTTACGGATGTTCATGGGTTGATTCCGAGGAGATTAGGGAAACAAGAAGAAAGAGCAAGAGATGTATTCGGCATGATCAAAGGAAACCGCGTGACCGTATTTGAGATATGCAAGAGGTTATTTCCCTCCGTGTATCGAAAGGAGCTCGGTTTGACATTGTCCGAGACCATCGGGCAATTGGATTACTTGGAATCCAATCAATTTATACGGAAAGAAAAGCATGAAGGAATCTATTATTATTTTGCTTAG